The following are encoded together in the Pan troglodytes isolate AG18354 chromosome 6, NHGRI_mPanTro3-v2.0_pri, whole genome shotgun sequence genome:
- the OR2A25 gene encoding olfactory receptor 2A25, with protein sequence MGGNQTSITEFLLLGFPIGPRIQMLLFGLFSLFYIFILLGNGTILGLISLDSRLHTPMYFFLSHLAVVDIACACNTVPQMLVNLLHPAKPISFAGCMTQMFLFLNFAHTECLLLVVMSYDRYVAICHPLRYSTIMTWKVCITLALTSWILGVLLALVHLVLLLPLSFCGPQKLNHFFCEIMAVLKLACADTHINEVMVLAGAVSVLVGPFFSTVISYVHILCAILKIQSGEGCQKAFSICSSHLCVVGLFYGTAIIMYVEPQYESPKEQKKYLLLFHSLFNPMLNPLIYSLRNKEVQGTLKRMLEKKRTS encoded by the coding sequence ATGGGGGGAAATCAGACTTCCATCACAGAGTTCCTCCTACTGGGATTTCCCATTGGCCCAAGGATTCAGATGCTCCTCTTTGGGCTCTTCTCCCTGTTCTACATCTTCATCCTGTTGGGGAATGGGACCATCCTGGGGCTCATCTCACTGGACTCCAGActccacacccccatgtacttcttcctctcaCACCTGGCGGTCGTCGACATCGCCTGTGCTTGCAACACGGTGCCCCAGATGCTGGTGAACCTCCTGCATCCAGCCAAGCCCATCTCCTTTGCTGGCTGCATGACCcagatgtttctgtttttgaattttgCACATACAGAATGTCTCCTCCTGGTGGTGATGTCCTATGATCGGTACGTGGCCATCTGCCACCCTCTCCGATATTCTACCATCATGACCTGGAAAGTCTGCATCACTTTGGCATTGACTTCCTGGATTTTAGGAGTCTTATTGGCCCTTGTCCATCTAGTGTTACTGCTACCACTGTCCTTCTGTGGACCCCAGAAACTTAATCACTTTTTCTGTGAAATTatggctgttctcaaacttgCCTGTGCAGATACCCACATTAATGAGGTAATGGTTTTGGCAGGGGCAGTGTCTGTGCTGGTGGGACCCTTCTTTTCCACTGTAATATCTTATGTTCATATTCTATGTGCCATTCTAAAGATCCAGTCAGGAGAGGGGTGCCAGAAAGCCTTCTCCATctgctcctcccacctctgtgTGGTTGGACTCTTTTATGGCACAGCCATCATCATGTATGTTGAGCCCCAGTATGAGAGCCCCAAGGAGCAGAAGAAATATCTCCTGCTGTTTCACAGCCTCTTCAATCCCATGCTTAATCCCCTAATTTATAGTCTTAGGAACAAGGAAGTCCAAGGTACTCTAAAGAGGATGCTTGAAAAGAAGAGAACTTCATGA